In a single window of the Pseudoxanthomonas sp. F37 genome:
- a CDS encoding exodeoxyribonuclease V subunit beta — translation MSGARDPYLDLPLEGVQAIEASAGTGKTFTLATLVVRLLVERGLRIDQILAVTFTEAATQELRARIRARLLLAASLPAVAAAEETPEAASTRAILEAHAARSGEPRDALRRRLREAADGIDLASVFTIHGFCARVLREHALETGHGFDAPELLANDLPLRQEIAADLWRAHGASDEAADDLLALWKGGPDALAADLAPLLREDVLRPSPVEPPPADPAPALRAAGDALAAAFRAHGADFRAALVSAVEAKVLNGQSYKVAWLEALFDALGRWCGSGQVHLPFDDERLARLTRDALAGKTNKAHAGRTPDSPLCDAVPPYLDALAAMEAYRQARRVALLHRLRDDARARMALRKRQLRVQTYDDLIDGVADALASAHAGHLVQRLRAQYRVALVDEFQDTDPRQWRIFERAFGPASGEPALFVIGDPKQAIYGFRGGDVETYLAAKDGAAAAPPLSHNFRSRPSVLRAVEALYAQAGDAAFVDPRIAFHAVRSGGTREDGDHLRGGAPAPALTLWQAPAPPPDGTGKTKPWSAGASRDLATAACVAAIHRVLTEARAGSATLEGAPVQPGDIAVLVRTHRDATRIRQALAAVGIPAVAAGRLSLFATPEARELHALLRMLQSADDGLLRTALSTVLLGVDAGGIAALEADGDAMRRWHLRAQDWRERLQHGGPLALVSDLCAEHAPRLLGLLDGERRLTNYLQLAESLQEADARALGLPGLVDALASAIANAGPGADDDAQLLRLESDARRVQVVTLHKSKGLEYPLVFLPYAGIGGRAPDPGQRAVVTGAEGRVLQWRLQAETSGWDAARMQWIDAQRAEDARLLYVGLTRARHALWLATGPFYQHAQSPLTPMVRDLAALTGRDPGIVVDGAPTPASVPWLPPASEGPVPPARIATRRIAPDWWVYSFTQLARAEGGGDPAAASTQADPGGGDETPAPELDETPRDATVPAAADPRFAGSRFGVVMHAALENADFAAWRAWQPRDPAPAGQAEVIVQALREGGYAEADIDDGLAVLVPLVGQTLCTTLPEGVRLADVPAALRRAEIEFHFAMRPTGVPALLALLHRHGLLRHRSGFGTRARLEGLMTGLIDLTYGHDGRWYVLDYKSNQLPAYDTAAMQQAMARSEYDLQALIYTLALHRWLRFRLGDAYDYARDFGGIRYLFCRGLDLAQPRSPGVHAQRFAPELVQALDALFAGHATEAAA, via the coding sequence ATGAGCGGCGCGCGCGATCCCTACCTGGACCTGCCGCTGGAGGGCGTGCAGGCCATCGAGGCCTCCGCCGGCACCGGCAAGACCTTCACCCTGGCCACGCTGGTCGTGCGCCTGTTGGTCGAACGCGGCCTGCGCATCGATCAGATCCTGGCCGTGACGTTCACCGAAGCCGCCACCCAGGAGCTGCGCGCGCGCATCCGCGCCCGCCTGCTGCTGGCGGCGTCGCTGCCCGCCGTGGCGGCCGCCGAGGAGACGCCGGAGGCGGCCTCCACGCGCGCCATCCTCGAGGCGCATGCCGCCCGCAGCGGCGAACCGCGCGACGCGCTGCGGCGGCGCCTGCGCGAGGCGGCCGACGGCATCGACCTGGCGTCGGTGTTCACCATCCACGGGTTCTGCGCACGCGTGCTGCGCGAGCATGCGCTGGAAACCGGCCACGGCTTCGATGCGCCGGAACTGCTGGCCAACGACCTGCCGCTGCGGCAGGAGATCGCCGCCGACCTGTGGCGCGCGCATGGCGCGTCCGACGAGGCCGCCGACGACCTGCTCGCGCTGTGGAAGGGCGGCCCCGATGCGCTGGCCGCCGACCTGGCGCCGCTGCTGCGCGAGGACGTGCTGCGTCCGTCGCCGGTCGAGCCGCCACCGGCCGATCCGGCGCCCGCGCTGCGTGCCGCCGGCGACGCGCTGGCCGCCGCGTTCCGCGCGCACGGCGCCGACTTCCGTGCGGCGCTGGTGAGTGCGGTGGAGGCCAAGGTGCTGAACGGCCAGAGCTACAAGGTTGCCTGGCTGGAGGCGTTGTTCGACGCGTTGGGCCGCTGGTGCGGGAGCGGCCAGGTGCACCTGCCCTTCGACGACGAACGCTTGGCCAGGCTCACCCGGGATGCGCTGGCCGGCAAGACCAACAAGGCGCATGCCGGTCGCACCCCGGATTCGCCGCTGTGCGACGCTGTTCCGCCCTACCTCGACGCGCTCGCCGCGATGGAGGCTTACCGCCAGGCCCGCCGAGTGGCCCTGCTGCACCGCCTGCGCGACGACGCGCGCGCGCGCATGGCGCTGCGCAAGCGGCAGCTGCGCGTGCAGACCTACGACGACCTGATCGACGGCGTGGCCGATGCGCTCGCCTCGGCGCACGCCGGGCACCTGGTGCAGCGCCTGCGCGCGCAGTACCGGGTGGCGCTGGTGGACGAGTTCCAGGACACCGATCCCCGCCAGTGGCGCATCTTCGAGCGCGCGTTCGGTCCTGCCAGCGGCGAGCCGGCGCTGTTCGTCATCGGCGATCCCAAGCAGGCCATCTACGGTTTCCGCGGCGGCGACGTCGAGACCTACCTCGCTGCCAAGGACGGCGCCGCCGCCGCACCGCCGCTGTCGCACAACTTCCGTTCGCGCCCGTCGGTACTGCGTGCGGTCGAGGCGCTGTATGCGCAGGCCGGCGATGCTGCGTTCGTCGATCCGCGCATCGCCTTCCATGCCGTGCGCTCCGGCGGCACGCGCGAGGATGGCGACCATCTGCGCGGTGGCGCGCCTGCGCCCGCACTGACGCTGTGGCAGGCGCCGGCACCGCCGCCGGACGGCACCGGCAAGACGAAGCCGTGGAGCGCAGGCGCCTCGCGCGATCTCGCAACCGCCGCCTGCGTGGCGGCCATCCACCGCGTGCTGACCGAGGCGCGCGCGGGCAGCGCGACGCTCGAGGGCGCGCCGGTGCAGCCCGGCGACATCGCCGTGCTGGTCCGCACCCACCGCGACGCCACCCGCATCCGCCAGGCGCTGGCCGCCGTCGGGATTCCCGCGGTGGCCGCCGGCAGGCTCAGCCTGTTCGCCACCCCGGAAGCGCGCGAACTGCATGCGCTGCTGCGCATGCTGCAGAGCGCCGACGACGGCCTGCTGCGCACCGCGCTGTCCACGGTCCTGCTGGGCGTGGATGCGGGCGGCATCGCCGCGCTGGAAGCCGACGGCGATGCGATGCGCCGCTGGCATCTGCGTGCGCAGGACTGGCGCGAACGCCTGCAGCACGGCGGCCCGCTGGCCCTGGTCAGCGACCTGTGCGCCGAGCACGCACCGCGCCTGCTCGGCCTGCTCGATGGCGAGCGCCGCCTGACCAATTACCTGCAGCTGGCCGAATCGCTGCAGGAAGCCGATGCGCGCGCGCTGGGCCTGCCCGGGCTGGTGGACGCGCTGGCGTCCGCCATCGCCAACGCCGGCCCGGGCGCGGACGACGACGCGCAACTGTTGCGCCTGGAGTCCGATGCCCGCCGCGTGCAGGTGGTCACGCTGCACAAGAGCAAGGGCCTGGAATACCCGCTGGTGTTCCTGCCTTACGCCGGCATCGGCGGCAGGGCGCCCGATCCCGGTCAGCGCGCCGTCGTCACCGGCGCCGAGGGCCGCGTGCTGCAGTGGCGGCTGCAGGCGGAGACGTCCGGCTGGGACGCAGCGCGGATGCAGTGGATCGACGCCCAGCGCGCCGAGGACGCACGCCTGCTCTACGTCGGCCTGACCCGCGCACGGCACGCGCTGTGGCTGGCCACGGGCCCGTTCTACCAGCACGCGCAGTCGCCGCTGACGCCGATGGTGCGCGATCTCGCCGCCCTCACCGGACGTGACCCGGGCATCGTCGTCGACGGCGCGCCCACGCCGGCCTCCGTGCCCTGGCTGCCGCCGGCCTCCGAAGGTCCGGTGCCGCCCGCCCGCATCGCGACCCGCCGCATCGCACCGGACTGGTGGGTCTACAGCTTCACCCAGTTGGCGCGCGCCGAGGGCGGTGGCGATCCCGCGGCCGCGTCCACCCAGGCCGATCCCGGTGGCGGCGACGAAACGCCCGCGCCGGAACTCGATGAAACACCACGCGACGCCACCGTCCCCGCAGCGGCCGATCCGCGCTTCGCCGGCAGCCGCTTCGGCGTGGTGATGCACGCCGCGCTGGAGAACGCGGACTTCGCCGCATGGCGCGCCTGGCAGCCGCGCGATCCGGCGCCCGCCGGCCAGGCCGAGGTCATCGTGCAGGCGCTGCGCGAAGGCGGCTACGCCGAAGCCGACATCGACGACGGCCTTGCGGTGCTGGTGCCGCTGGTGGGACAGACGCTGTGCACGACGCTGCCCGAAGGCGTGCGCCTGGCCGACGTGCCGGCGGCGTTGCGTCGTGCGGAGATCGAGTTCCACTTCGCCATGCGGCCCACCGGCGTGCCGGCGCTGCTCGCGCTGCTGCATCGTCATGGCCTGCTGCGCCATCGCAGCGGGTTCGGCACGCGTGCGCGGCTGGAGGGCCTGATGACCGGCCTGATCGACCTCACCTATGGGCATGACGGCCGCTGGTACGTGCTCGACTACAAGTCGAACCAGCTGCCCGCCTACGACACGGCGGCGATGCAGCAGGCGATGGCGCGCAGCGAATACGACCTGCAGGCGCTGATCTACACGCTGGCGCTGCACCGCTGGCTGCGCTTCCGGCTGGGCGATGCCTACGACTATGCACGCGACTTCGGCGGCATCCGCTACCTGTTCTGCCGCGGACTGGACCTCGCCCAGCCGCGCTCGCCCGGGGTGCATGCGCAACGCTTCGCGCCGGAACTGGTGCAGGCGCTCGATGCGCTGTTCGCCGGCCATGCGACGGAGGCCGCTGCATGA
- the recD gene encoding exodeoxyribonuclease V subunit alpha gives MSLLDALYKGGHLRTLDHALAQSLRRLDRDTPDAVLAAAALASLAVAKGHAGVRPDAAGALVEAEIAWPDPAAWTRQLAASRWVDTPDDACAVADPHAPLVLEGGLLYLRRYREYERALALGLQRIAAQPVPEAGIEPLAALFARLFPQAAHDDRQARAAALALRHALLLVTGGPGTGKTTTTARLLVLLLAQALHAGRAPPRIALAAPTGRAAERMAESVRQAVQALAASGVDADLLAALPTSGTTLHRLLGTIPDTPRFRHDRDNPLPFDVVVVDEASMIDLPLMARLVDAVASGTRLVLLGDPDQLPSVEAGDVLAAILAAAGAGDAIACADADALRPLLGDTQACIKAQDDRETEFPGIRVHLQRGWRQSEALDLAPLAAAVREGDADAALSQLRAGTLSNVRFDEGLADPLEAQRDVLLAHFRALGQAATPTDALAQATRLRLLTAVREGPQGARTLNARIERLLAEGGGSVRAPQGHFHGQLLIVTENSYRHRLFNGDIGLCLRDAAGTLVAWFPGDDAAHPRAFHPAALPAHESAFAMTVHKAQGSEFDTVWLLLPARGNRVLSRELVYTGITRARRALHVAASEAVIREALARHAGRWSGLGWRLGAR, from the coding sequence ATGAGCCTGCTCGACGCGCTGTACAAGGGCGGTCACCTGCGCACGCTCGACCACGCGCTGGCGCAGAGTCTGCGCCGGCTGGATCGCGATACGCCCGATGCCGTGCTCGCCGCGGCCGCACTGGCCTCGCTGGCGGTGGCCAAGGGCCATGCCGGCGTGCGTCCCGACGCGGCGGGCGCACTGGTCGAGGCCGAGATCGCCTGGCCCGATCCCGCGGCGTGGACACGACAACTGGCGGCCTCGCGCTGGGTCGACACGCCGGACGATGCCTGCGCTGTCGCCGACCCGCACGCTCCGCTGGTACTGGAGGGCGGCCTGCTCTATCTGCGTCGCTACCGCGAGTACGAACGCGCACTGGCGCTGGGCCTGCAGCGCATCGCCGCGCAGCCGGTGCCGGAAGCAGGCATTGAACCGCTCGCGGCACTGTTCGCCCGCCTGTTCCCGCAGGCCGCACACGACGACCGCCAGGCGCGCGCCGCCGCGCTCGCGCTGCGCCATGCGTTGCTGCTGGTCACCGGCGGCCCGGGTACCGGCAAGACCACCACCACCGCACGCCTGCTGGTGCTGCTGCTCGCGCAGGCGCTGCACGCAGGCCGCGCGCCACCACGCATCGCCCTGGCCGCGCCCACGGGCCGTGCCGCCGAACGCATGGCCGAGAGCGTGCGCCAGGCGGTGCAGGCGTTGGCCGCCTCGGGCGTGGACGCGGATCTGCTCGCCGCCCTGCCCACCAGCGGCACCACCCTGCATCGCCTGCTGGGCACGATTCCGGATACGCCGCGCTTTCGCCACGACCGCGACAATCCGCTGCCGTTCGATGTCGTGGTCGTCGACGAGGCATCGATGATCGACCTGCCGCTGATGGCCAGGCTGGTCGACGCGGTGGCCAGCGGTACGCGGCTGGTGCTGCTGGGCGATCCGGACCAGTTGCCGTCGGTGGAAGCCGGCGACGTGCTGGCCGCCATCCTCGCTGCGGCGGGCGCAGGCGATGCCATCGCATGTGCGGATGCGGACGCCCTGCGGCCCCTGCTCGGCGACACGCAGGCGTGCATCAAGGCTCAGGACGACAGGGAAACGGAGTTCCCCGGCATCCGCGTCCACCTGCAAAGGGGCTGGCGGCAGAGCGAAGCGCTGGATCTCGCGCCGCTGGCCGCCGCCGTGCGCGAAGGCGACGCCGACGCCGCGCTGTCGCAGTTGCGCGCGGGCACGTTGTCCAACGTGCGTTTCGACGAAGGGCTGGCCGATCCGCTGGAGGCGCAGCGCGACGTCCTGCTGGCCCACTTCCGCGCGCTCGGCCAGGCCGCCACGCCCACCGATGCGCTAGCGCAGGCCACGCGCCTGCGCCTGCTGACGGCGGTACGCGAAGGCCCGCAAGGCGCGCGCACGCTCAATGCACGCATCGAACGGTTGCTCGCCGAAGGCGGTGGATCGGTACGCGCCCCGCAAGGCCATTTCCACGGCCAGTTGCTGATCGTCACCGAGAACAGCTACCGGCACCGCCTGTTCAACGGCGACATCGGCCTCTGCCTGCGCGATGCGGCGGGTACGCTGGTGGCATGGTTTCCCGGCGACGATGCGGCCCACCCGCGCGCGTTCCATCCGGCGGCCCTGCCCGCGCACGAATCCGCCTTCGCGATGACCGTGCACAAGGCGCAGGGCTCGGAGTTCGACACGGTGTGGCTGCTGCTGCCCGCACGCGGCAACCGCGTGCTGTCGCGCGAGCTGGTCTACACCGGCATCACCCGCGCACGTCGTGCATTGCACGTGGCCGCCAGCGAGGCCGTGATCCGCGAAGCGCTGGCGCGCCACGCGGGCCGGTGGTCGGGGCTCGGGTGGCGGCTGGGCGCACGCTGA